In one window of Posidoniimonas corsicana DNA:
- a CDS encoding polysaccharide biosynthesis/export family protein, whose product MSAAPNHLRRSISPMRACMLLAGAVCLLHAGCAAVTNPTANGIPVHALPEELLAESKEGFTPIDLTLLRVPPPAVYQLDVGDTLGVYVEGVVGNAETPPPVNIPDSTEKAPSIGYPFPVRDDGNVSLPLVGNVHVKGMTIEQAEAAVVDAYLSQKILQPNDYRIIVSLLRPRTVRVVVVREDARARSVTFQNNALVGIGGNSTTIGGEQKPSGEIVELPAYQNDLLNALARTGGLPNSDNSRDVIIYRGEWHGDGMAEAPCRPLCPSDDPLIDGQRIIRIPLRTKNCESVQVPREDVVLHEGDIVVVRGRDYETYYTGGILPSGEHQLPFNRDLTVVEAVLRARGQLLSGGLTTSNLNGGSVLAGMGNPSPSLLAVLRKTPGQQQVMIRIDLNEAIRDPRLNIVVQAEDVLLMQENTDEAFARYFKDQVQFDFFFRLLNRNDAQGGASLIAP is encoded by the coding sequence ATGTCCGCCGCTCCCAACCACCTCCGCCGATCGATCAGCCCAATGCGTGCGTGCATGCTGCTGGCGGGCGCCGTCTGCTTACTTCACGCGGGCTGCGCCGCGGTGACCAACCCTACGGCCAACGGCATCCCGGTCCACGCGCTGCCCGAGGAGTTGCTGGCAGAGTCGAAGGAGGGGTTCACGCCGATCGACCTGACGCTGCTCCGCGTGCCGCCGCCGGCGGTCTACCAGCTGGACGTGGGCGACACGCTCGGCGTTTACGTGGAGGGCGTGGTCGGCAACGCCGAGACGCCGCCGCCGGTTAACATACCGGACTCCACCGAGAAGGCGCCATCTATCGGCTACCCCTTCCCGGTCCGCGACGATGGCAACGTCTCCCTACCGTTGGTCGGCAACGTCCACGTGAAGGGGATGACGATCGAGCAGGCCGAGGCGGCCGTTGTCGACGCCTACCTCAGCCAGAAGATCCTCCAGCCAAACGACTACCGCATCATCGTGTCGCTCTTGCGTCCGCGCACCGTCAGGGTGGTCGTGGTCCGAGAGGACGCCCGGGCGCGGTCGGTCACCTTCCAGAACAACGCCCTGGTAGGGATCGGGGGGAACTCCACAACAATCGGCGGCGAGCAGAAGCCGTCCGGCGAGATTGTCGAGCTGCCCGCCTACCAGAACGACCTGCTCAACGCGCTGGCTCGCACCGGCGGGCTGCCAAACTCCGACAACAGCCGCGACGTGATCATCTACCGCGGCGAATGGCACGGCGACGGCATGGCCGAGGCGCCATGCCGTCCACTATGCCCCAGCGACGACCCGCTCATCGACGGGCAGCGGATCATCCGGATCCCGCTGCGGACAAAGAACTGCGAGTCCGTGCAGGTGCCGCGGGAGGACGTCGTGCTGCACGAGGGAGACATCGTGGTCGTGCGTGGCCGCGACTACGAGACCTACTACACCGGCGGCATCCTCCCGTCGGGCGAGCACCAGCTGCCCTTCAACCGGGACCTCACCGTGGTCGAAGCGGTGCTCAGGGCACGCGGTCAGCTCCTCTCCGGCGGCCTCACGACGAGCAACCTCAACGGCGGGTCCGTGCTGGCCGGCATGGGCAACCCTTCGCCGAGCCTGCTCGCAGTGCTCCGCAAGACGCCGGGGCAGCAGCAGGTGATGATCCGCATTGACCTCAACGAGGCGATCCGCGACCCGCGGCTGAACATCGTGGTGCAGGCAGAAGACGTGCTGCTGATGCAGGAGAACACCGACGAAGCGTTCGCCCGGTACTTCAAGGATCAGGTGCAGTTTGACTTCTTCTTCCGCCTGCTGAACCGCAACGACGCTCAGGGCGGCGCCAGCCTGATCGCCCCGTAG
- a CDS encoding GumC family protein, with product MPNDQFGPGPSSQAPQSTDLLALAWRGRWLILLGVLIGGTASWVYLQRVTPLFLSQSRIYVERSLPNLLGAEYQVGRSNSYLFTQAELIRSTGVLAAVAESPEAASMETFRGVENRVAMLYEALSVGVGQDDEIINVGLELPNRFEAAQLVNAIVDAYITQYAEKRRNDTVEVLKILRSEQERRDAALAEARQDLTAFREANPELSVQVDNQDVASDRFSRLMNELNQTELEQLTAKAEYERVKQMAASPSLRPMLLDTALDAFGSKSDLDRDLERLRNQAQDLELALMTEQSKWGDEYPTVKSIQRSLDQAEQRIVQKEADIAKSKEMALKAYAFDIKERYEFQTNKLNELRSRYQEQFEEAKESSANSLKLMSLQEAYERAVSQADVVEQRIKELDLTTQAPVNVSIIETASVAPDPSYPSRPKFLGAGVMLGALCGFGIAWLRDMLDHRLKSVDEIQEVLQLQVFGAMKRQMGRLGREELGKLVHLQPRSTSAEAFRTLRTAVHFGLAGDDCKVLVVTSPSPGDGKSVIASNLAIATDQADRRVLLIDADMRKPTQHSIFGVDSKQGLSTMLRERRPVEDFIIPNALGSLDFLPAGPSPSNPLELLNNDYLIEVLERLKARYDRIIIDSPPVMPVADSRVIAAMSDAVLLVLRAEKSTRSLSLAARNELWRVRTQRLGVVVNAVPQSRGSSYGYGYAYGGYGAYGEIAYGHEEDATLSSRKKRLIKSRPAPAESATVVEQT from the coding sequence GTGCCGAACGACCAATTCGGCCCCGGCCCGAGCTCCCAGGCCCCGCAGTCCACCGACCTGTTGGCGCTCGCGTGGCGCGGCCGGTGGCTGATCCTGCTGGGGGTGCTGATCGGCGGCACGGCGTCGTGGGTTTACCTGCAGCGGGTCACCCCGCTGTTCCTCAGCCAATCGCGGATCTACGTCGAGCGTTCGCTCCCGAACCTGCTCGGCGCCGAGTACCAGGTGGGGCGATCCAACTCGTACCTGTTCACACAGGCGGAGCTGATCCGCTCGACCGGAGTGCTGGCGGCCGTCGCGGAGAGCCCCGAGGCGGCGAGCATGGAAACCTTCCGCGGCGTCGAGAACCGCGTCGCGATGCTGTACGAGGCGTTGTCGGTCGGAGTCGGCCAGGACGACGAGATCATCAACGTCGGACTGGAGCTGCCCAACCGGTTCGAGGCCGCCCAGCTGGTGAACGCCATCGTCGACGCCTACATCACCCAGTACGCCGAGAAGCGCCGGAACGACACCGTCGAGGTGCTCAAGATCCTGCGCAGCGAGCAGGAGCGTCGCGACGCGGCCCTGGCCGAGGCCCGTCAGGACCTGACCGCCTTCCGCGAGGCCAACCCGGAGCTGTCGGTGCAGGTCGACAACCAGGACGTGGCGAGCGACCGGTTCAGCAGACTGATGAACGAGCTGAACCAGACCGAGTTGGAGCAGCTCACCGCCAAGGCGGAGTACGAGCGCGTGAAGCAGATGGCGGCGTCGCCCTCGCTGCGTCCCATGCTGCTCGACACCGCGCTGGACGCGTTCGGCAGCAAGTCCGACCTCGACCGCGACCTCGAGCGGCTCCGCAACCAGGCGCAGGACCTGGAGCTCGCTTTGATGACCGAGCAGAGCAAGTGGGGCGACGAGTACCCAACCGTCAAGTCGATCCAGCGTTCGCTTGACCAGGCCGAGCAGCGCATCGTCCAGAAAGAAGCGGACATCGCCAAGAGCAAAGAGATGGCGCTCAAGGCCTACGCCTTTGACATCAAGGAACGCTACGAGTTCCAGACCAACAAGCTGAACGAGCTGCGCAGCCGCTACCAGGAGCAGTTCGAGGAGGCCAAGGAGTCCAGCGCCAACTCGCTGAAGCTGATGTCGCTGCAGGAGGCCTACGAGCGGGCCGTGTCGCAGGCCGATGTGGTCGAGCAGCGGATCAAGGAGCTCGACCTGACCACGCAGGCCCCGGTCAACGTGAGCATCATCGAGACCGCCTCGGTCGCGCCCGACCCGAGCTACCCCAGCCGGCCGAAGTTCCTGGGCGCCGGCGTGATGCTCGGCGCGCTGTGCGGCTTCGGCATCGCCTGGCTCCGTGACATGCTCGACCACCGCCTCAAGTCGGTGGACGAGATCCAGGAGGTGCTGCAGCTGCAGGTGTTCGGCGCCATGAAGCGTCAGATGGGCCGCCTGGGACGCGAGGAGCTGGGCAAGCTGGTGCACCTCCAGCCCCGCTCAACCTCCGCCGAGGCGTTCCGCACGCTCCGCACCGCGGTCCACTTCGGCCTAGCCGGCGACGACTGCAAGGTGCTGGTCGTGACCAGCCCCTCGCCCGGCGACGGCAAGTCCGTGATCGCCAGCAACCTGGCGATCGCCACCGACCAGGCCGACCGCCGTGTGCTGCTGATCGACGCCGACATGCGTAAGCCAACCCAGCACTCGATCTTCGGCGTCGACTCGAAGCAGGGCCTGTCGACTATGCTGCGGGAGCGGCGCCCGGTAGAGGACTTCATCATCCCCAACGCGTTGGGATCGCTCGACTTCCTCCCGGCCGGCCCCTCGCCCAGCAACCCGCTGGAGCTGCTCAACAACGACTACCTGATCGAGGTGCTCGAGCGGCTCAAGGCGCGCTACGACCGCATCATCATCGACTCGCCGCCCGTGATGCCGGTGGCCGACTCGCGGGTGATCGCCGCCATGAGCGACGCCGTGCTGCTGGTGCTCCGGGCGGAGAAGTCCACCCGCAGCCTCAGCCTGGCCGCCCGCAACGAACTGTGGCGTGTCCGCACGCAGCGGCTGGGCGTGGTGGTCAACGCGGTGCCGCAGTCGCGCGGCAGCTCGTACGGCTACGGCTACGCCTACGGCGGGTACGGGGCCTACGGCGAGATCGCCTACGGGCACGAAGAAGACGCCACCCTCAGCAGCCGCAAGAAGCGGCTGATCAAGTCCCGACCGGCGCCGGCGGAGAGCGCAACGGTGGTCGAGCAGACCTGA
- a CDS encoding tyrosine-protein phosphatase: protein MDPNDALPQWLPEQRTRLADSDCRRIVDVHCHCLPGLDDGPDSLEDSMRLLSALARDGFTTIVATPHQLGPYDRRNPAGRVRELIDEVAYEAACRGIPIELRPGADVRIDERLLDLLDAGELLTVADQGRHLLLELPHEQFLDPSPLFLPLAERGVQTVMTHPERHRYLRRNLSTVERWVDQGALIQVTAGSLVGDFGEGAYNAAWELVGWGLCHVVATDAHDDQRRPPRMNAAITALREQAPEWAVQRMVHENPHHMLVGDWVTAGQIREDGS, encoded by the coding sequence ATGGACCCCAACGACGCGCTGCCACAGTGGCTGCCCGAACAGCGGACGAGGCTGGCGGACTCCGACTGCCGCCGGATCGTTGACGTGCACTGCCACTGCCTGCCCGGGCTGGACGACGGTCCCGACTCGCTCGAAGACTCGATGAGGCTGTTGTCCGCACTGGCGCGCGACGGCTTCACCACGATTGTTGCGACGCCGCACCAGCTCGGCCCCTACGACCGCCGCAACCCGGCCGGGCGGGTGCGTGAGCTTATCGACGAGGTAGCGTACGAGGCGGCCTGCAGGGGCATCCCAATCGAGCTGCGGCCCGGCGCCGACGTGCGGATCGACGAGCGGCTGCTCGATCTGCTCGACGCAGGCGAGCTGCTGACGGTGGCGGACCAGGGCCGGCACCTGCTGCTCGAGCTGCCGCACGAGCAGTTCCTCGACCCATCTCCTCTCTTCCTTCCGCTCGCCGAGCGGGGCGTGCAGACCGTGATGACCCACCCCGAACGACACCGCTACCTACGCCGCAACCTGAGCACCGTCGAGCGGTGGGTCGACCAGGGGGCGTTGATCCAGGTCACCGCCGGGAGCCTGGTGGGTGACTTCGGCGAGGGCGCCTACAACGCGGCCTGGGAGCTGGTGGGCTGGGGGCTGTGCCACGTGGTGGCGACCGACGCCCACGACGACCAGCGCCGCCCGCCCCGCATGAACGCCGCGATCACCGCGCTCCGTGAGCAGGCGCCCGAGTGGGCGGTGCAGCGGATGGTGCACGAGAACCCCCACCACATGCTTGTTGGCGACTGGGTCACCGCCGGACAGATCAGAGAGGACGGGTCCTAG
- a CDS encoding TIGR03790 family protein — MIVARGNRESEGLAKYYCRERGVPAANLCEVDVPSTEAMEREHWRWAVRPEIQKWLKENDPDRKIRCLVTTWGVPLKVKPAKPDEAAARYLAHLQGERAGRIEKLNEVAAELDKLGADPSQDGGASALLEGMGGGDSLKQLEQRLEASLQAAQARLAGQTGEAGVADKTKLQQLAALTAGAGVLLQSMGQQLQQLAQGDQTPPLQAVQQFNLLRGRASGFAEIKTLLDQRAPSYERDELALTVVQQNTGLLGAVKWLDEAISTAEKNETGSSLDSELSLIYWPEDYQLLRWQPNYLRTTFDGSQLRETFPTMMVARLDGPDLKTAKRLIDDAIAVEKAGGLQGKAYFDARGLAEREGPPLETGSYPDYDRALLVTAEGMKTVTNEAGEPRFEVVLNEAPELFGPGDCPDAALYCGWYSLGKYVDAFDWRKGAVAYHLASAEARTLHEENAKTWCKSLLEDGVCATVGPVYEPYLVAFPRPNEFFALLTKSDLTLVEVYYRTKPFNSWMMVLVGDPLYQAQPPR, encoded by the coding sequence GTGATCGTCGCCCGGGGGAACCGGGAGTCCGAGGGACTGGCCAAGTACTACTGCCGCGAGCGTGGGGTGCCGGCCGCCAACCTCTGTGAGGTCGACGTCCCCTCGACCGAGGCGATGGAGCGTGAGCACTGGCGGTGGGCCGTGCGGCCTGAGATCCAGAAGTGGCTCAAGGAGAACGACCCGGATCGCAAGATCCGCTGCCTGGTTACGACCTGGGGCGTGCCGCTGAAGGTCAAGCCCGCCAAGCCGGACGAGGCGGCCGCGCGGTACCTGGCGCACCTGCAAGGCGAGCGCGCCGGACGCATCGAGAAGCTGAACGAGGTCGCCGCCGAGCTCGACAAGCTCGGCGCCGACCCGTCGCAGGACGGCGGCGCCTCCGCGCTGCTCGAGGGGATGGGCGGCGGCGACTCGCTGAAGCAGCTCGAGCAGCGGCTCGAGGCGTCGCTCCAGGCGGCCCAGGCGCGGCTGGCCGGCCAGACGGGCGAGGCGGGCGTCGCCGACAAGACGAAGCTGCAGCAGCTCGCCGCGCTGACCGCCGGCGCCGGTGTGCTGTTGCAGAGCATGGGCCAACAGCTACAGCAGCTGGCGCAGGGAGATCAGACGCCGCCGCTGCAGGCGGTACAGCAGTTCAACCTGCTGCGGGGCAGGGCGTCCGGCTTCGCCGAGATCAAGACGCTGCTCGACCAGCGGGCCCCGAGCTACGAACGCGACGAGCTGGCCCTGACGGTCGTGCAGCAGAACACCGGCCTGCTGGGCGCGGTCAAGTGGCTCGACGAGGCGATCAGCACAGCGGAGAAAAACGAAACGGGCTCGTCGCTGGACAGCGAGCTGAGCCTGATCTACTGGCCCGAAGACTACCAGCTGCTGCGCTGGCAGCCCAACTACCTCCGCACGACGTTCGACGGGTCGCAGCTCCGCGAGACCTTCCCCACGATGATGGTCGCCCGGCTCGACGGCCCCGACCTGAAGACCGCCAAGCGGCTGATCGACGACGCGATCGCCGTTGAGAAGGCGGGCGGCCTGCAGGGCAAGGCGTACTTCGACGCGCGGGGCCTGGCCGAACGGGAAGGGCCGCCGCTAGAGACCGGCAGCTACCCGGACTACGACCGCGCGCTGCTGGTCACCGCCGAGGGGATGAAGACCGTCACCAACGAAGCGGGCGAGCCGAGATTCGAGGTCGTGCTGAACGAAGCGCCAGAGCTGTTCGGCCCCGGCGACTGCCCCGACGCTGCGCTGTACTGCGGCTGGTACAGCCTGGGGAAGTACGTCGACGCGTTCGATTGGCGGAAGGGCGCAGTCGCGTACCACCTCGCGTCCGCGGAGGCCCGCACTCTGCATGAAGAGAATGCGAAAACGTGGTGCAAGAGCTTGCTTGAGGATGGCGTCTGCGCTACGGTGGGTCCTGTCTACGAACCCTACCTGGTCGCCTTCCCCCGCCCGAACGAGTTCTTCGCCCTGTTGACCAAGAGCGACCTGACGCTGGTCGAGGTCTACTACCGGACGAAGCCGTTCAACAGCTGGATGATGGTGCTGGTGGGGGACCCGTTGTATCAGGCGCAACCTCCGAGGTAA
- a CDS encoding O-antigen ligase family protein, producing MPRRHHQSIAGGLLGVLDEFVPAGRLSKALLLLMAVLLFFETIAYGAVEAWSELAALTLSGLIVAVLLVRHALDRDSRAPTTWLWVPLGLFVALAVLQAAPLPAGWSGALAPGTLARKQELLGIGELASSSLSYYPRETWRLARMMLVGGALFAAAITLGRERGGVRRLLALVFVVGAGEAAFAIIQIIAQADWAYEAAGRPPRPAATAGTFLNYSNFSQFINLAIGAGLGLLLVRTEHRRRLTGRNAGWEDFWRTEGWIVCGLAACCLSVFTSMSRNGVLSMVVAGGCFLVLLQRRRSSSAQAWALVAVPVSVFVGLCVVGFDLVYDRLGTLSEGRYFTDRWQLTLDTLRAWQDHPVWGIGLNAHEYAFSGYDTTGALAIAQTADNDYAQLLEETGVVGAALVAAAIGIVAWMIHKLTTDRAASASLAAFGVAYALIAVAIHSWSDFGQRIPAVFSLTAILVGVLVAADHQRRIRQSDASPTPQPTTGQRKTQGLIAAGLLLPAWGVSLAVAYMAAQAEESWAGAYYQERVIAAKDWQGSVDEYRFLLESAESAAALESNNVRYAYRLNLYRWQAMLWAGGGASPDTSDPEFVKVTAAVADALARSRELCPTFGPAYTLEGQLRYFILQDAEAGRRQILLGAELAPQDPTALFNAGFVYAQEGDLERAYPLMERLVALRESYFPQAARELVVTLGAPESAESLCGDSYRRLEALAELYEEQGGSLAERADPLRTRAIEQLEARVQNGEATPAELARVAQASYDLGDATRAIQLLRRALAADYNNIPLRMRLAGWLSDDGRHDQALHEAKICLRLKPGDARAKQLVNRFYDLANSRPQPAS from the coding sequence ATGCCCAGACGCCACCACCAATCCATCGCGGGCGGACTGCTCGGCGTGCTCGACGAGTTCGTGCCGGCCGGCAGGCTCAGCAAGGCCCTGCTGCTGCTGATGGCCGTGCTGCTGTTCTTCGAGACCATCGCCTACGGCGCTGTCGAGGCCTGGAGCGAGCTCGCCGCGCTGACGCTGAGCGGTCTGATCGTGGCGGTACTGCTGGTGCGGCATGCGCTGGACCGTGACAGCCGCGCGCCGACCACCTGGCTGTGGGTCCCGCTTGGTCTGTTCGTCGCGCTCGCGGTGCTCCAGGCGGCGCCCCTTCCTGCAGGCTGGTCCGGCGCGCTGGCGCCAGGGACGCTGGCCCGCAAGCAGGAGCTGCTGGGGATCGGCGAGCTGGCGTCGTCATCGCTGTCGTACTACCCCCGCGAGACCTGGCGACTCGCACGCATGATGCTGGTCGGCGGCGCGCTGTTCGCCGCCGCGATCACGCTGGGCCGGGAGCGCGGCGGCGTCCGGCGGCTGCTGGCGTTGGTGTTTGTCGTGGGCGCCGGCGAGGCCGCCTTCGCAATCATCCAGATCATCGCCCAGGCCGACTGGGCCTACGAGGCCGCGGGCCGCCCGCCGCGGCCGGCCGCGACCGCCGGCACGTTCCTGAACTACAGCAACTTCAGCCAGTTCATCAACCTGGCGATCGGCGCCGGCCTGGGCCTGCTGCTCGTCCGGACCGAACACCGCAGACGGCTGACCGGCCGGAACGCCGGCTGGGAGGACTTCTGGCGCACCGAGGGTTGGATCGTCTGCGGGCTCGCGGCCTGCTGCCTGTCGGTGTTCACGTCGATGAGCCGCAACGGCGTGCTGTCGATGGTCGTCGCCGGCGGCTGCTTCCTGGTCCTGCTGCAGCGGCGCCGGTCGTCGAGCGCCCAGGCGTGGGCGCTGGTCGCAGTGCCGGTGTCGGTGTTCGTCGGTCTGTGCGTGGTGGGGTTCGACCTGGTCTACGATCGGCTGGGGACCCTTTCGGAGGGCAGGTACTTCACCGACCGCTGGCAGCTGACCCTCGACACGCTCCGCGCATGGCAGGACCACCCGGTGTGGGGCATCGGCCTCAACGCGCACGAGTACGCGTTCTCCGGCTACGACACCACCGGCGCCCTGGCCATCGCCCAGACCGCCGACAACGACTACGCCCAATTGCTGGAAGAAACCGGCGTGGTCGGCGCTGCGCTGGTCGCTGCGGCGATCGGGATCGTCGCGTGGATGATCCACAAGCTCACGACGGACCGCGCCGCCTCCGCCTCGCTGGCCGCGTTTGGGGTGGCGTACGCGCTGATCGCGGTCGCGATCCACTCCTGGTCGGACTTTGGTCAGCGGATCCCCGCGGTCTTCTCGCTTACGGCGATCCTGGTTGGCGTGCTGGTCGCGGCCGACCACCAGCGCCGCATCAGGCAATCCGATGCTTCCCCGACACCACAGCCAACGACCGGGCAGAGGAAGACCCAGGGGCTCATCGCGGCCGGCCTGCTGCTGCCCGCCTGGGGTGTGTCGCTCGCGGTCGCGTACATGGCCGCTCAGGCGGAGGAGTCGTGGGCCGGCGCGTATTACCAGGAGCGAGTAATCGCCGCGAAGGACTGGCAGGGCTCCGTCGACGAGTACCGGTTCCTGCTAGAGTCTGCCGAGTCCGCGGCCGCGCTGGAATCCAACAACGTCCGCTACGCGTACCGGCTGAACCTGTACCGCTGGCAGGCCATGCTGTGGGCGGGCGGCGGCGCCAGCCCCGACACCTCGGACCCGGAGTTCGTTAAGGTCACCGCGGCCGTGGCGGACGCGCTGGCGCGGTCGCGCGAGCTCTGCCCCACCTTCGGCCCGGCGTACACCCTCGAGGGGCAGCTGCGGTACTTCATCCTGCAGGACGCCGAAGCAGGGAGGCGTCAGATCCTGCTCGGCGCCGAGCTGGCGCCGCAGGATCCGACCGCGTTGTTCAACGCCGGGTTCGTCTACGCGCAGGAGGGCGACCTCGAGCGGGCCTACCCGCTAATGGAGCGGCTGGTAGCGCTCCGCGAGTCGTACTTCCCTCAGGCGGCGCGGGAACTGGTCGTGACGCTCGGCGCCCCCGAGTCGGCCGAGTCGCTGTGCGGCGACTCGTACAGGCGGCTCGAGGCCCTGGCCGAGCTGTACGAAGAGCAGGGTGGATCGCTGGCCGAGCGAGCCGATCCGCTGCGCACACGCGCCATCGAACAGCTCGAGGCGCGGGTCCAGAACGGCGAGGCCACGCCGGCGGAACTGGCCCGCGTGGCCCAAGCCTCGTACGATCTGGGCGACGCGACGCGGGCTATCCAGCTGCTCCGCCGAGCGCTGGCCGCCGACTACAACAACATCCCGCTCAGGATGCGGCTGGCCGGCTGGCTGAGCGACGACGGCCGGCACGACCAGGCCCTGCACGAGGCGAAGATCTGCCTGCGTCTGAAACCGGGCGACGCCCGCGCCAAGCAGCTCGTAAACCGGTTCTACGACCTCGCCAACAGCCGGCCCCAGCCCGCCAGCTAG